Proteins from one Hyperolius riggenbachi isolate aHypRig1 chromosome 2, aHypRig1.pri, whole genome shotgun sequence genomic window:
- the LOC137544610 gene encoding olfactory receptor 52K1-like, which produces MSSNDAGQRSQKFSMPEYNSTSQFPVHFLLLGIPGLELSYLYIAFVFTLVYMISILGNFTLLFIIRSDRTLHEPMYIFLFMLSVIDLALSNSTTPKMLGILWFNSQEIYSEACLTQMFFLHSFAIMESALLLAMAFDRYVAICHPLRYNSILTTLLITTIGLLAISRAVALMAPLPFLIKRLPFCSANVIHHSYCEHMAVVKLACADTTFNNIYGIVVALFIVGLDLMFIISSYILIVRAVFQLASKEARIKALSTCASHICAILSFYIPVVLSSVVHRFGKDVPVHIHILLANVYLMLPPLINPIVYGVKTKQIRNKIRSVFKVQLICSSSPCCSFSTTGTNWNQKRL; this is translated from the coding sequence AAGCCAGAAGTTCTCCATGCCTGAATATAATTCTACCAGCCAGTTTCCTGTCCATTTCCTCCTCCTGGGCATCCCGGGACTGGAGCTGTCTTACCTGTACATCGCATTTGTCTTTACTCTGGTCTACATGATCTCCATCCTTGGGAATTTCACTCTCCTATTTATCATTAGGTCAGACCGAACGCTCCATGAGCCCATGTACATCTTTCTCTTTATGTTGTCCGTGATTGACCTGGCGCTGTCTAATTCCACCACACCTAAGATGTTGGGGATCCTCTGGTTCAACAGCCAGGAGATTTACTCTGAGGCCTGCCTCACACAGATGTTCTTCCTCCATTCTTTTGCCATCATGGAGTCTGCCCTTCTTTTAGCCATGGCATTTGACCGATATGTCGCCATTTGCCACCCATTAAGATATAACTCCATCTTAACAACGTTGCTCATCACTACCATAGGATTGTTGGCCATCAGTAGAGCCGTAGCACTCATGGCCCCGTTACCCTTTCTTATAAAAAGACTACCCTTTTGCTCTGCCAACGTCATCCACCACTCGTACTGTGAACACATGGCCGTGGTGAAGCTGGCCTGTGCCGATACCACCTTCAACAACATCTATGGCATTGTGGTAGCTCTTTTTATTGTGGGGCTGGATCTGATGTTTATAATTTCATCCTACATTCTGATTGTCCGAGCCGTGTTTCAACTGGCTTCAAAAGAAGCCAGAATCAAAGCACTCAGCACCTGTGCCTCCCACATATGTGCCATTCTTTCATTCTACATTCCCGTTGTCCTCTCCTCAGTGGTCCATCGCTTTGGGAAAGATGTTCCAGTCCATATTCACATCCTATTAGCCAATGTCTACCTAATGCTGCCACCACTGATTAACCCTATTGTCTACGGTGTGAAGACCAAGCAGATCAGAAACAAAATAAGATCTGTCTTCAAAGTACAATTAATTTGTTCTTCAAGTCCCTGTTGCAGCTTTTCCACAACTGGAACCAACTGGAACCAGAAACGTCTTTGA